The nucleotide window ATCTAAACAGGCATTGATGGTATCAGTAATCGAGGATACTGAACATATTTTAGCGTTCTCATCCTGGATCTTTGAAAATAAATCCCGATTCTTCCTGATAAATCTCGGAGTATTGGCTATTTTGAGACACTCATCAAAGAAGGCTTCATAACCCTCTCCTGTGAGGATATCTCTAAGATTTATTAAAACTTCCCTTAGTGGAGGGTCAATACATGCGAAACTGGAGATTAAAGTTAAGGATTTGAATCTTTCCGAGTGTTTAACTGCTAGTTCCTGTAAGATTAGACCGCCCATTGAATGGCCAATGAAATGGGCCTGATCTATGTTTTGAGATTTTAGGAATAGGTAAACATCTTCGGCGAATAATTCTATATTGTACGGTCCTCCTGTTTTACTGGAATGACCATGACCACGTAAATCCAGGGATAGGGTCTCATAATTCTCCATTAATAAGGGTACTAATCCTTCCCACACAGTATGGTCACTACCCATACCATGAATTAATACAACAGGATAGCCCTTTCCTGATTTTAAATAGTTCAGATTCAAATTTCCAGGGAGTAAACTCTTCATTGTAACACTGTTTGGCTTTTTTTAAATATAATTTTTATATAATGTGTAACATATATACCATCATGGATATGGAAATTAAAAAATTACGAAAGAAGTTGGGACTTAAATATACGCTTGATAAAAAGTATTTAAGGCCAGAAGCACGGAATAAATCTGGGGCTGAAATTATAAGGGATTTGAGGAAAGAGATATATTCTAAATAAATTTATAATTTTAAAATTTTCAATCATTAAGTTCTAAATTAAATCTGTGGGATGTTTTACATTAATTAAATCGTTTATTTTTTGACTACTCAATATTTTATTGTCAGTTGTGACGAAAGTGTCAACTCCCTGACCTAAAGCTTCGGCAAGTAGTTTTGTATCTGTAATATCAATTCTAGGGTCTATGTAATTGATTTTTTCAACGCATTGCAAATAATAAGGAATATCAAGAGTTACATATTCTAAAAGAAGATTTTCAATTAGTCCGGTAATGTTAAAAAAAGAGTTTGCACGTTGAGTATTGTCATTTATATTTTTCAGGAAAGATAAGTAGAGTTCTCCAAGGGCTAGTAAGCTGGTACTTCCTTTATAAATTTTAGATACTCTATTTAAATATCTCAAACACTCACGCTGATAAACATCTTCAAATACCACACTGGCAAATATTGAAGCATCTATGAAATGGTAACCCTTTATCTGCATAGAATAACCTTCCAACTAATTATTAATAAAATTAGTTTTAGTACGATAAATATTTTTTCAATAGGATAATCTAAAGCAAAAAACACATGCAAGATTGGTTTTATCAACATTATCCTTAAAAATATAATTTTTTTAAATTAATTGATGGGTTAAGAGATTTAAATTGGATAAATAATTTCATAGCTCCTAAAAAAATTAACATTATAATAAAAAAGGATAATGATTGAAAGGGGATTAATTGAAATAATCCCGGAAAAATTATCTAATCTAAGAATTATTTAAACTCACCATTAATGAGTTCAACCAGATAATCTCCATAATCAGTCTTCTTAAGAGTTTCAGCCAGTTCCAGAACAGTTTCTGCATCGATCCATCCATTATTGTAGGCAATCTCTTCCAGGCAGGCCACGAAGAAGCCCTGTCTTTTTTGCAGTGCTTCAATGTAGTTACTGGCCTCCAGGAGTCCGTCATGGGTTCCGGTGTCCAGCCAGGCCATTCCCCTTCCCAGTAATTCCACTTTCAACTGTTTTCGTTTAAGGTATTCCTCGTTGACTGAGGTGATTTCCAGCTCTCCACGGTCGGATGGTTTCACGTTTTTAGCTATGTCCACCACGCTGTTGTCGTAGAAGTAGAGTCCTGGTATGGCGTAGTTGGACTTGGGATGTGTGGGTTTTTCTTCCAGGGATAGCACGTTACCCTCTTCATCAAATTCCACCACTCCAAATGCCTTGGGGTCCCGGACGTAGTAGCCGAAGATGGTTGCCCCTTTTTTCATGGATGCTGCCCTTTCCAGTATTTCACTGAACCGGTGACCATGGAAGATATTATCACCCAGGACCAGGGCCACATTATCATCGCCTATGAATTCTTCCCCTACTATGAATGCTTCTGCCAGTCCCCTTGGTTTTTCCTGAACAGCGTAGGAGAAACTGACTCCCAGCTGGCTGCCATCACCCAGGAGATCCTGATATTGGGGAAGGTCCCTTGGTGTGGATATAATCAGTATATCCCTTATACCGGCCAGCATGAGCACGGACAGGGGGTAGTAAATCATGGGTTTATCGTAGATTGGCATTAACTGCTTGGAAACTGCCTTGGTTATGGGATAGAGCCGGGTGCCAGAACCTCCGGCCAGGATAATTCCTTTCATAATCTTGAACCTCTTTAAATCTTCATCAAATAACTCTTTAAATCAAATAACTCTTTAATATTCTTTCATCAAGATAACTCTTTAAATTAAATAACTTTTTAATATTCTTTCATCAAGATAACTCTTTAACCTTATTCATCAACCAGTTTTCTATCATAGAAAAATGATCTTAATACATCTATCATTAAATTTTATTCATTATCATTTCTAGTTTATAATATTTATTTAATTTTTGCTACTCTCAAAGATAGCTACAGGTCATGGAATAAAATCACAAAGTATTCCTGTGTTCCATTTGTTTTCCTTTATTTTTCCGTGGTTTTTGACCTATCAAAAAGTCATGATTAACTGTTGTTTTTGGCTTTTCTAAGGTCATGGTTAACTGTTGTTTTTTGGGCTTATCCTAATGTCATGAAAAATAAGTTATTATCATTATCCGAAAAGTTTAATATAGTATAATTTAAATGATACCATGTATTAACAAATAATGAGATAATTGCTATTTGCAATGGTACTTGAATAATACTAATCCCTGGGGTGTATTGGTGGTAGAAAAAGTTAAAACTGGCTGGATGGCTCTTTTTGTTATTTCTTTATCCTTGTTCATCATTGGTTTGGACAGTACCTTTATGAACGTGGCCATGATGTACCTGGTGAAGGACTTACACACCACCCTGGGAAATGTGCAGTCCATAATAGCAGTTTACACTCTGGTTATGGGTTGTTTCGTCCTGTTCGGGGCTAAATTACAGGATGTAATTGGTAGGAAAAGAACATTTCTAACCGGGGCTATTATCTATGGAATCGGAACCATAATCGCCGCAACCAGTATGACCAGTGGCATGCTACTTCTGGGCTGGTCAGTGATAGAGGGATTCGGAGCAGCTTTGATGCTGCCCGCCACATCAGCAATAGTCACCTCCACCTACTCTGGAGCCAAACGAACATTTGCCCTGGGATTCACAGCCACCATCTTCACGGTCTCAGTAGCAATAGGTCCATTACTGGGTGGTTTCCTCACTACATTCTATTCTTGGAGATGGGGGTTTGGATTAGAAGCCATAATTGTCCTCCTCATACTCCTGCTCTCTAAGAGCCTTGTTGAATCAGAACACCCACTTAAGTTTTCTGACATAAACCTTAAAGGTGCCATACTCTCTGCAGCGGGAATCTTAATAATTATCATCGGTGTCCTGCAGTTAAACACACCTTCATCCTGGCTTAACTACTCCGGGACCATCATAAATCCTGCAGGGTTTGCAGTGGCCATGGGCATGATCCTCACTGGAATCATCCTCCTGGTTATATTCTACTTCTACCAGAGAAGACTGATCCGTCAGGATAAAAAACCATTCATGAACATCAATATTCTTAAAACCCGCCCATTCACCCTGGGAATTATCTCAGTGGCCATAATGTCCCTGATCATGGCTGGAGTATTCTACATTGTACCACTCTATGTGCAGACCAGATGGGCAACCACTGCCCTGATGACAGGTGTGATACTCCTGGCAGCTCCTCTGGGGAGCTTGATCTTCTCACTCAGCGCCAACAAACTAACCGGCTACCTTAAACATAACCACCTGGTATCCATAGGATTCATTGTCTCCATGGTGGCGGTTTTAATGCTGTATCTATCATTCCTGAATTATGTGAACTTATCCATGTACGACCTTATTCCCGGTCTTTTCATTTTAGGGGCAGGACTGGGATTGGCCCTTCCCAATCTTAACAACATTGTTCTCTCCAGTTTAAAAGAAACCCAGTATGCAGATGGTTCTGGAATACTCAGTACCTTCAATAATGTGGGTTCATCTGTTGGAACGGTTGTGATTGGACTTATTTTCTTCATAGCTGTGTACTTCAGTGTTGCCAGTTCACTTCCAGTTGAATATCCTCAGTATCAGAACCAGCAGGCGTTAAACCATGATATCTACTCCTGGATAGATCAGGTGATACACCCCAATATGGCCAAGATGGAACATGACTCTAACCTTCTCACTTTAACCTTAAAATCTTCAGCTCAGGGAATGCAATTAGCATTCCTGTCCTCAGCAATCTTACTACTGGTAGGGTTCCTTTTATCCCTGTTCATCAAACCTCCTCCTATGGATTGATTAAATCTGCTTAGGTTGAGTTAATCTCTATGGATGATTTAATTCATTATGAATGATTTAAAGCTTTCAAGATAATTTAATCTTTTATCCTCGGTTTAATTTCGTTGGGGATGATTTAATTCCATTTGTGTGGTTTAATTTTATATGGATGATTTTAACCTTTAAAGATAATTTAATGTTCTATTCAATGATTTAATCTCTTATATGATGATTAAGTTCATTATGGATATTTTAAAGCTTAAAGATAAAAATATTCTAGGGGGTGGTTTAAGAAATTTGTCATAACGGTGGATTTAAACCCTTGGAATTACAAATAGATGAATTAATGAATAGATTAATTTTGTATTGATAAATTACCAAGTTTACAGCATATCAAGGGATATTTACTTGAGGATAAAACCCTCTTATTTGGTGAGGGTTAATTCTTTTTGGGGATAAGGAAAACCCTTTTTTTGGGGGGTGGGTATTTGACTTTATCTAATGGCTTTATCACTAAACCCAAAAAAAGTTAAAGATGAAACTGTAACCATTAAACCATAAACATGAAAAAAATAATGGATTATTTGGAGTTATTATTATGAAGCAAGATTCAGAGCTGGAAGAACTTCAAAGAAAACTTCAAAAAACTGAAGAAAGGTTGGCTAAAACCCAGTCCGAGCTTAATTATCTGGAATCCATTGTAAAGCACACTGAAGATGCCATTGTGGGACTGGGTCTGGACGGGACCATACTAACCTGGAACCCCGCTGCAGAGACCATATATGGTTACACCCCCCGTGAAGCAGTGGGTAACAGTGTTTCCATGGTAATACCCCCCTACAACAGTGATGAAATATCTTTAATCCTGGCCTGGATTAAAAGTGGAGAAAGGGTAACCCACTATGATACCCTCCGTCGCAGGAAGGATGGATCCATTATAAACGTCTCCATCAGTGTCTCCCCGATTAAGGATGAAAATGGGGAGGTAATAGGAGCATCCAGCATAGCCCGGGACACCAGTACCAGTAAAAGAATGGAACTGAAACTCCAGGAAAGCGAGGAGAAATTCAGGGAAGTGTTCAACAATGCCAACGATGCTATTTTTCTCCATGAAATTAAAAATGATGGAACACTTGGAAACTTCCTGGAAGTTAACGATGTAGCCTGCCAGCGCCTGGGATACACCAGGGAAGAACTGCTACAGATGACTCCCCCGGATATTGACACCGAAGAAACCACAAAAACAATAGGTCCCCATGTGGAAAGGCTCTTAAAAGAGGGGAATGCTACCTTTGAGGCGGTTAACCTAACCTGTGATGGGAAGGAAATACCAGTGGAGGTCAATGCCCACACTTTCAACCTTCGTGGTGAAAAGCTGGTTCTTTCCATTTTAAGGGATATGACCATTAGGAAAGAGTATGAAGCCCAACTACGGAAGTCCTTAAATGAAAAGGAGCTCCTGCTTAAGGAAATCCACCACCGGGTTAAAAATAATCTAATGGTCATCAGCAGCCTTCTGAACCTTCAATCAAAATATATTAAGGATAAAGCTGCCCTGGAAGTCTTCAGGGAAAGTCAGAGAAGAGCACGGTCCATGGCACTCATCCATACCATGTTATACCAATCCACTGACCTGAAGTGTATCAACTTTGGGGATTACATCACCAAGCTCACCATGGAACTTTTCCGCACCTACGTAACCAGTGATAACATCCACCTCAACCTGGATGTGGGAAGTGTACCCCTGGACATAAACACCGCAGTACCCCTTGGCCTCATTGTCAATGAACTGGTCTCAAACAGCCTTAAACACGCCTTTTCCCCTGGGGAAGAGGGTGATGTAACTGTTAAATTCCGTAAAGAAGGGGATAACTACACCTTCCAAGTGGCAGATAATGGTAAAGGATTCCCCGAAGATCTGGATTTTGAGAATACCAACTCTCTGGGAATGCGCCTGGTGAACACACTCACCCAACAGATTAACGGAGAAATAGAATTAAACACCACACGGGGCACATGCTTCACCATCAAATTCTCTGAAGAAGAATACGGATCCTGAATAAAGACAGTAACATTCACCAAAACAAGGTTTACACATGACTTCACGTAAAATATTCATCATCCCTGCTGTTTTAATACTGGTGGCGGTAGTTGCATTTTTCACCTACACCCCAGCCTCACCCACCACTGCAACTATCCCCCCAGGATACGCTGCAGTGAACAACTCCCAGTTCCTGCTGGAAACTGGCTGGTACCAGAACTTCACCACTGGCTACCAGAAATCAGCTAAACTCAACTACAATGGAACCACCCTGCCAGTTTTAATGGTCATGGTTAACCAGTTCCCGGATGAAGCCAGTTACCAGCAGGCCTACACTGGTGAAACAGAGAAAATCGCCTGGCACGTCAGCTCCTCTGGAACTGAAAACAGGGAAGGAATTAGTGTTAAAACCATCCAGGTTACCCGGGATGGTGGTGGGGAAAATGTTAAGTCCTACTTCTTTGAGAAAAATGGGAAATATTACCAGGTAGAAATAGATATAACCTCATCTGACACTGCACAGTTTTTCAACAGTGACAAATACCATTTGGATGCAATGGTGAATACCATAATCAAGACTATTAACTAGTTTTATGTATTTTTTAAATCAAATTTTCAATGATCAATAATTTTTAATATTAATAAATACAAAAAGGTTAATTGGTGGTTTTATTGACAGATATATATTCTGAAATTAATGAGATTAAATTACAAATTAATGGCATATCTGAGAAATTGGATATTTTGTTAGAAGAGAAGGAAATAATGTCCATAATGAAACTATCTGAAAAATCTTTATCTTCTTTTTTAAGTGAGGAACCTGATATATATTGTTTAGATGATTTAAAGGTTAGATACAAATGAAAGGTAAAATTGTTTTATTACCATTCCCTTTCACTGATTTAACTGCATCTAAACTTAGACCTGCACTGGTGATATATGAGGGTGAGAGAGATATTATTGTATCATTCATTTCTTCTAAAATACCCCAAGTACCTCTAGAAACAAGTGTTATATTGGAAAAAACTAACCCCTCCTTTGAAGTCACAGGTTTAAAGACAGATTCTATTATAAAACTTGATAAAATTGCCACAATATTAAAAGAACTTGTGATTGGTGAATTAGGAGAATTAGATGAAATATTAACTCTTAAAATCAACGAAAAACTTAAAAATATATTTAAAATTTGATAATAATCCAAATATAACTTATTCTAATATGTTTATTTAAGAATTATTCTTTAACATCTTTCGTTCAATCTGATCTGATACTAGGTAAACCCCCAGGGCAATAGCCAGGGCCACTATGGTGATGTAGAAATCATCATTGGGAACCAGGTTCAGAGAAAATCCCATCCAGCTGACTGGATAGAACAGGTACATTCCGTATCCCACCTGTATCAGTAGGAGGTCCAGGGCATAGTGGGTCAGGATTCCCATGGATAAAAAGAGGAAAGCTGTTTTTTTCTCCCGGAAAAAGAGGCTGGCAATCCCTGCAAGGATGAAAGTGCCTATTGGCAGGTGGAAAACGTAGAGCAAATTCCACAAATTGTAACCAATCACATCTGAGAATACGGCAACTTTAATTGCATCAGGGAGGATGGATCCAACCATAACCAGGGCAGTGTTAGCAGGGTTAAACTCAGAATACCTGAAGCGAAGCACACGGCAGATTGTCCATGCCACTGCCACGTGAACTATCCAGTCAGGCATATCTTCATCGCCTCCTGAACTCATAACTTTTCCAGTCAAAAGACCAGTACCTGTGGAATATGTAAATGAGGAATATCAGGGCCACTAAAGAACGCAGAAGTACGAAGATATATTTCCAGTACTTATTCACTTCTATCCTTTCCACATTGATGATGGTGTTGTTGGGGGCAAGAACTCCCACCAACGACACTTTATCATCCACACTAACGGGAGTATCGCTAATGATCTTCATGTTAACCCAGTGGCCGTAGAAGTTTTCTGTTGTCTGGAATCCTCCATTAAAGGTGGAAGTTACTGTTCCACCAATATTCACCACCTCTCCAATGGGATAATCTGTGAGTATAACCTCATAAGATGGGTATTCAAGGTGGTTCGGGTATTCTGAGACGTAATAGGTGCACAGCCCGGCCAGGGCAATTATCAGAATGATCCCGGTTAAGATCCTTTTTGGGGGTGTATCCAGTTTCACTTGAAATCCATACTCCAGTAAAAATTGATATTAACTGTTTAGTTTTATATTTAAAATTCTTTTATGTAAATAAAGATTTGTTTACATGAATATCTATACATAAAAGAAATGATTGGAAGTTAAAACAAGTATCTTCATCTTTTATACTAGATTTAGCTTTTCAATGGTGTTTTATCTTAAATAATAAATTATTCTTGTGGATTTATCTTATCTGTGGATTTATCTTTTATATGGGGTTAGATTATGTGGATTTTTGTTATCTATCTCTTTTTAAAATTAGTCCCTCTAATTATTCTCAGAAGAAGGTTTAACCCTTTCTTTATACTTCTGTTCATGGATAATTATATGGAAACTAGTTCCATTCTCATTAACCTGTTTAATCTCACCATCTAACTGTTTTACCAGTGTGTTAACCAGTTTTAGTCCTAGACTGCTGGTGTTGTTAAAGTCCAGGTCACTGGGGAACCCAACACCATTATCACTAACTTTTAAATTATAAACACCAGCTTCATCTGCTTCTTCCAGGGATATATTGATCTCACCCTCATCCCGGTCACTGAAAGCGTACTTCAAACTGTTGGAAACCAGTTCATTGATTATAAGTCCCAGGGGAACTGCAGTGTCAATATTAAAGTAAACTTCCCCCACATCCACTGTGAAATTTATTCCAGATTGGACAGTGTAACTGTGGAACAGGTTCATGGAAAGGCTCCGGATGTACTCGGCAACGTTTATACGGGCCAGGTCATCAGTCTGGTACAGTTTCTCGTGGACCAGGGCCATGCTCTTCACCCTGCCCTGGCTTTCCTGGAGGATGTTATCAGCTTCAGCATCATGAATGTGGCTGCGCTGTAAGTTCAACAGGCTGCTTATGATCTGCATGTTGTTTTTCACCCGGTGATGTATCTCCCGTAATAATAGCTCCTTCTCATTCAAGGACTGTTTAACCTTATTTTCAGCGTTCTTACGCTGGGTTATGTCCAGGAGGCTTACCACACTATCGGTGGTACCGGGGATTACCGAGGCAGAAAGCATGATCTGTTTTTCTTCACCCATCTTATTCAGAAGACGGAACTCATATTCAGAGGGTATACTTATTTCCTGGTTCTCAGTTGATGCACTCTGTTCAGTGGATGTATTTTTTTCAGAGTTTTCAGTGGCAGTAATTTTTTCCTGGTTTTCAGTATTTACAATCTTTTCCTGGTTTTCACCGGCTATAACTTCATGGTCTTCACTGGGGGTATTTGTTCCTGACTCTTCAGAAGTTAGAGTTTTCCCTGATTCCCTGCGGAGTTTATGATATCTTTTCATTTTTTCCCGGTCATCAGGATGCACAAAGTCTATCCAGCTTAATTTATTCTCAATCTCATCAACATGGTAACCGCTCAGGGCTTCAGAACGCTTGTTGGCCATGGTGATAATGGTATCCTCACCTACAATGATAGTGGCAGTACCAGTATTCTCGAATATGGTCCTGTAAAATGTTTCAGATTTAGAAAGAGCTTTTTCAGCTTTCTTACGTGAAGTCTGATCAATCACAGTACAGATAGCTCCATTAAACTCATCTTCATTAAATTGGGGTATAATCCA belongs to uncultured Methanobacterium sp. and includes:
- a CDS encoding alpha/beta hydrolase, with product MKSLLPGNLNLNYLKSGKGYPVVLIHGMGSDHTVWEGLVPLLMENYETLSLDLRGHGHSSKTGGPYNIELFAEDVYLFLKSQNIDQAHFIGHSMGGLILQELAVKHSERFKSLTLISSFACIDPPLREVLINLRDILTGEGYEAFFDECLKIANTPRFIRKNRDLFSKIQDENAKICSVSSITDTINACLDVELCLNDKLRRNLNPTDSIKDIRTPTLVIAGDEDVFTPIHHGMRIHESIPNSQMKIIAGGCHNLLVEKPFETYLVIKRFLDAL
- a CDS encoding PIN domain-containing protein, with product MQIKGYHFIDASIFASVVFEDVYQRECLRYLNRVSKIYKGSTSLLALGELYLSFLKNINDNTQRANSFFNITGLIENLLLEYVTLDIPYYLQCVEKINYIDPRIDITDTKLLAEALGQGVDTFVTTDNKILSSQKINDLINVKHPTDLI
- the rfbA gene encoding glucose-1-phosphate thymidylyltransferase RfbA codes for the protein MKGIILAGGSGTRLYPITKAVSKQLMPIYDKPMIYYPLSVLMLAGIRDILIISTPRDLPQYQDLLGDGSQLGVSFSYAVQEKPRGLAEAFIVGEEFIGDDNVALVLGDNIFHGHRFSEILERAASMKKGATIFGYYVRDPKAFGVVEFDEEGNVLSLEEKPTHPKSNYAIPGLYFYDNSVVDIAKNVKPSDRGELEITSVNEEYLKRKQLKVELLGRGMAWLDTGTHDGLLEASNYIEALQKRQGFFVACLEEIAYNNGWIDAETVLELAETLKKTDYGDYLVELINGEFK
- a CDS encoding MFS transporter, which translates into the protein MVEKVKTGWMALFVISLSLFIIGLDSTFMNVAMMYLVKDLHTTLGNVQSIIAVYTLVMGCFVLFGAKLQDVIGRKRTFLTGAIIYGIGTIIAATSMTSGMLLLGWSVIEGFGAALMLPATSAIVTSTYSGAKRTFALGFTATIFTVSVAIGPLLGGFLTTFYSWRWGFGLEAIIVLLILLLSKSLVESEHPLKFSDINLKGAILSAAGILIIIIGVLQLNTPSSWLNYSGTIINPAGFAVAMGMILTGIILLVIFYFYQRRLIRQDKKPFMNINILKTRPFTLGIISVAIMSLIMAGVFYIVPLYVQTRWATTALMTGVILLAAPLGSLIFSLSANKLTGYLKHNHLVSIGFIVSMVAVLMLYLSFLNYVNLSMYDLIPGLFILGAGLGLALPNLNNIVLSSLKETQYADGSGILSTFNNVGSSVGTVVIGLIFFIAVYFSVASSLPVEYPQYQNQQALNHDIYSWIDQVIHPNMAKMEHDSNLLTLTLKSSAQGMQLAFLSSAILLLVGFLLSLFIKPPPMD
- a CDS encoding PAS domain S-box protein, whose amino-acid sequence is MKQDSELEELQRKLQKTEERLAKTQSELNYLESIVKHTEDAIVGLGLDGTILTWNPAAETIYGYTPREAVGNSVSMVIPPYNSDEISLILAWIKSGERVTHYDTLRRRKDGSIINVSISVSPIKDENGEVIGASSIARDTSTSKRMELKLQESEEKFREVFNNANDAIFLHEIKNDGTLGNFLEVNDVACQRLGYTREELLQMTPPDIDTEETTKTIGPHVERLLKEGNATFEAVNLTCDGKEIPVEVNAHTFNLRGEKLVLSILRDMTIRKEYEAQLRKSLNEKELLLKEIHHRVKNNLMVISSLLNLQSKYIKDKAALEVFRESQRRARSMALIHTMLYQSTDLKCINFGDYITKLTMELFRTYVTSDNIHLNLDVGSVPLDINTAVPLGLIVNELVSNSLKHAFSPGEEGDVTVKFRKEGDNYTFQVADNGKGFPEDLDFENTNSLGMRLVNTLTQQINGEIELNTTRGTCFTIKFSEEEYGS
- a CDS encoding type II toxin-antitoxin system PemK/MazF family toxin yields the protein MKGKIVLLPFPFTDLTASKLRPALVIYEGERDIIVSFISSKIPQVPLETSVILEKTNPSFEVTGLKTDSIIKLDKIATILKELVIGELGELDEILTLKINEKLKNIFKI
- a CDS encoding metal-dependent hydrolase translates to MSSGGDEDMPDWIVHVAVAWTICRVLRFRYSEFNPANTALVMVGSILPDAIKVAVFSDVIGYNLWNLLYVFHLPIGTFILAGIASLFFREKKTAFLFLSMGILTHYALDLLLIQVGYGMYLFYPVSWMGFSLNLVPNDDFYITIVALAIALGVYLVSDQIERKMLKNNS
- a CDS encoding PAS domain S-box protein; this encodes MEQKTRDDFEPLKPDQVPLEDDEKQLSIYLARLSNFKIYSQACALIVIFLGIIVTIGWLLNIPLLQGEFLGFPGTKINSAFLFIIAGVCLYLLNHQSKSWTLNVSRILALFTVIVSVLTLLEYATGLNLGMKQLLISYLPGNINLTGQSRILSAFNFTIIGIAILMASYKYKPNIMQTLAFLSGFLALMGLTSYFYGINNSYTMDLIVQMAFLSAVIHIILSIGILCLYPDCSHMGRITAQNSGGFMARRLLPATLVAVFLMDILINLGQRFNLYSEHFGDVIGIIISMAFLTIVIIWNAKILNQMDRERQEANLKRQNLKKFYESLVEGINEGIWVTDGEDRLYFMNKGMEKLTGVKTENMEGLHILDDLPESSTGQMKQYYRKAKETLKPVYYDSISVTGPTGIKSYQSGWIIPQFNEDEFNGAICTVIDQTSRKKAEKALSKSETFYRTIFENTGTATIIVGEDTIITMANKRSEALSGYHVDEIENKLSWIDFVHPDDREKMKRYHKLRRESGKTLTSEESGTNTPSEDHEVIAGENQEKIVNTENQEKITATENSEKNTSTEQSASTENQEISIPSEYEFRLLNKMGEEKQIMLSASVIPGTTDSVVSLLDITQRKNAENKVKQSLNEKELLLREIHHRVKNNMQIISSLLNLQRSHIHDAEADNILQESQGRVKSMALVHEKLYQTDDLARINVAEYIRSLSMNLFHSYTVQSGINFTVDVGEVYFNIDTAVPLGLIINELVSNSLKYAFSDRDEGEINISLEEADEAGVYNLKVSDNGVGFPSDLDFNNTSSLGLKLVNTLVKQLDGEIKQVNENGTSFHIIIHEQKYKERVKPSSENN